From Actinopolymorpha cephalotaxi, one genomic window encodes:
- a CDS encoding lipopolysaccharide biosynthesis protein, whose protein sequence is MSGADPATTTDVLPAAPRTAPRRPGARRGVAEIVLGTVLGQGLLIAAAPVLARLYSPADFALLQIFTGVVSVGAVLAGLRMDLAVPLARDVTEARAVVRAGLAGTVVVAVAIWLLGLAGAGLWAVNATLADLRAAWWLVPPTVAVIAVFQLLSAVLVRAERYRDLAGRNALQGVGTAGAQLGLGFAGLAPLGLLLGMGVGRAAGLASIARGGLFPPPAAGRREPVTAGQVYAAVRRFRRFPLVTTWTALLNNTGQYAPYLLFSLTYGQNPTGWLAFTSRLLALPATVVGQAVAQVFLGRGASARRDATGDLPRLTWLAVRRLALVGAGPAIALSLAGPWVFGWVFGAQWERAGSYAQLLAVAFLAQFVASPVSNVLNLVERQGLALGWEAVRLVLVVGVPWLVWALGGSDLAGVAAYAGVLVLSYGGVLVLVRWVLRHG, encoded by the coding sequence ATGAGCGGCGCCGACCCCGCGACGACGACCGACGTGCTTCCGGCCGCGCCGCGCACGGCACCCCGGCGGCCCGGCGCCCGGCGCGGGGTGGCGGAGATCGTGCTGGGCACGGTCCTCGGCCAGGGGCTGCTGATCGCGGCCGCTCCCGTCCTCGCCCGCCTCTACAGCCCCGCCGACTTCGCCCTGCTGCAGATCTTCACCGGTGTCGTCTCCGTCGGCGCCGTGCTGGCCGGCCTGCGGATGGACCTCGCCGTTCCGTTGGCGCGCGACGTCACCGAGGCCCGCGCGGTGGTGCGGGCCGGGCTGGCCGGCACGGTCGTGGTGGCGGTCGCGATCTGGCTGCTGGGCCTGGCCGGCGCCGGGCTGTGGGCGGTCAACGCCACCCTGGCCGACCTTCGGGCGGCGTGGTGGCTGGTGCCGCCGACGGTGGCGGTGATCGCGGTGTTCCAGCTGCTGAGCGCGGTGCTCGTCCGCGCCGAGCGGTACCGCGACCTCGCCGGGCGCAACGCCCTGCAGGGTGTGGGCACGGCCGGCGCTCAGCTCGGCCTCGGGTTCGCCGGACTGGCCCCGCTGGGGTTGCTGCTCGGCATGGGCGTCGGCCGCGCCGCCGGACTCGCGTCGATCGCCCGCGGCGGGTTGTTCCCGCCGCCGGCCGCCGGCCGGCGGGAGCCGGTGACGGCCGGGCAGGTGTACGCCGCGGTCCGCCGATTCCGCAGGTTCCCCCTGGTGACCACGTGGACGGCGCTGCTGAACAACACCGGACAGTACGCGCCGTACCTCCTGTTCTCGTTGACGTACGGCCAGAACCCCACCGGCTGGCTGGCGTTCACCAGCCGGCTGCTCGCGCTGCCGGCCACGGTGGTCGGCCAGGCGGTGGCCCAGGTGTTCCTCGGCCGGGGCGCGAGCGCGCGGCGGGACGCGACCGGCGACCTCCCGCGGCTGACCTGGCTGGCCGTGCGCCGGCTCGCGCTGGTCGGCGCCGGACCGGCGATCGCCTTGTCGCTGGCCGGTCCGTGGGTGTTCGGCTGGGTGTTCGGCGCACAGTGGGAACGCGCCGGGTCGTACGCCCAACTGCTGGCGGTGGCGTTCCTCGCGCAGTTCGTGGCCAGCCCGGTCTCCAACGTCCTGAACCTGGTGGAACGCCAGGGACTCGCTCTGGGCTGGGAGGCCGTCCGGTTGGTGCTGGTGGTCGGGGTGCCCTGGCTGGTGTGGGCGCTCGGGGGTTCGGACCTGGCCGGCGTCGCCGCCTACGCGGGGGTCCTGGTGCTCTCCTACGGCGGGGTTCTCGTGCTGGTCCGGTGGGTGCTGCGCCATGGCTAG
- a CDS encoding glycosyltransferase family 4 protein — translation MRSPSPRPSRPPQSPQAARNAGRPRRVLVLNQSALPRSQGGGTRHVELFGRLRRWTHRIVAGNRNYTTRERFSSRSPAFVTVPVPNYESNGSGRVLNWLAYAVGAVAAGVRWGRYDVVYASSPPLLTPLAGWLLARLRRVPLVVEIRDLWPRSMVELGYLADGSRTHRALVALERFVYRSADAIVAVADGWQDHFAAFGVPPEKVVLVSNGAEPADFVPTVPRDKARAELGADGFVAVYAGAHGPANGLDLILDVAGVLPGCTFVLVGDGLNKARLVTRAAEEAIANVRFLPAVPKDQLANVFVAADVGLHTLAQAELFKEALSPNKLYDYLAAGLPVVTNVGGDLERRLVEAGCAVRGSAAPGESSSAALVAALRELGERGAAERARMGARGRDYVERNASRTAMAARLEALLDEVTSR, via the coding sequence ATGCGTTCGCCGAGTCCGCGGCCTTCGCGGCCGCCGCAGTCCCCGCAGGCCGCACGGAACGCCGGCCGGCCGCGGCGGGTGCTGGTCCTCAACCAGTCCGCCCTGCCCCGGTCGCAGGGCGGGGGCACCCGCCACGTGGAGCTGTTCGGGCGGCTCAGGCGATGGACGCACCGCATCGTGGCCGGCAACCGCAACTACACCACCCGGGAGCGCTTCTCCAGCAGGTCGCCGGCGTTCGTGACCGTTCCCGTCCCGAACTACGAGTCCAACGGCTCCGGCCGGGTGCTGAACTGGCTGGCGTACGCCGTGGGAGCGGTGGCCGCCGGTGTCCGGTGGGGACGGTACGACGTGGTGTACGCCTCGTCGCCACCCCTGCTGACCCCGCTGGCCGGCTGGCTGCTGGCGCGGCTTCGGCGGGTCCCGCTCGTCGTGGAGATCCGGGACCTGTGGCCGCGGTCGATGGTGGAGCTCGGCTACCTCGCCGACGGCTCCCGCACGCACCGGGCGCTGGTCGCCCTGGAGCGGTTCGTCTACCGGTCCGCGGACGCGATCGTGGCCGTCGCCGACGGCTGGCAGGACCACTTCGCGGCGTTCGGCGTACCACCGGAGAAGGTCGTGCTCGTGAGCAACGGCGCCGAGCCCGCCGACTTCGTACCCACCGTGCCGCGGGACAAGGCGCGCGCCGAACTCGGCGCGGACGGATTCGTCGCGGTCTACGCCGGAGCCCACGGCCCGGCCAACGGCCTGGACCTGATCCTGGACGTGGCCGGCGTACTGCCCGGCTGCACGTTCGTCCTCGTCGGTGACGGCCTGAACAAGGCGCGGCTGGTCACCCGGGCGGCTGAGGAGGCGATCGCCAACGTGCGGTTCCTGCCCGCGGTGCCGAAGGACCAGCTGGCGAACGTGTTCGTCGCCGCCGACGTGGGGCTGCACACGCTCGCCCAGGCGGAGTTGTTCAAGGAGGCGCTGAGCCCGAACAAGCTGTACGACTACCTCGCGGCGGGCCTCCCGGTCGTCACCAACGTCGGCGGCGACCTGGAACGCCGGCTGGTCGAGGCCGGCTGCGCGGTGCGCGGCTCGGCGGCGCCGGGCGAGTCCTCGTCGGCCGCGCTGGTCGCCGCGCTTCGCGAGCTGGGGGAGCGGGGTGCGGCCGAGCGGGCGCGGATGGGTGCGCGCGGCCGCGACTACGTGGAACGCAACGCCTCGCGTACGGCGATGGCGGCGCGCCTGGAAGCACTGCTGGACGAGGTGACCAGCCGCTGA
- a CDS encoding acyltransferase, which yields MATLSVADTADVHETARVGDGTAVWHLAQIRENAVLGTDCIIGRGAYVGAGVRIGDRVKVQNHALVYEPAVLEDGVFVGPAVVLTNDQYPRSVDPDGTLKRAADWEAVEVTVREGASLGARSVCVAPVTVGRWAMVAAGAVVVRDVPDFALVAGVPARRVGWVGRAGVRLEDKGSGRWLCPRTGATYTERGGLLREDGTHDSHERDHDHGGR from the coding sequence ATGGCAACACTTTCAGTCGCCGATACCGCCGACGTGCACGAGACGGCGCGGGTCGGCGACGGGACCGCGGTGTGGCACCTGGCACAGATCCGGGAGAACGCCGTGCTGGGCACCGACTGCATCATCGGCCGCGGCGCCTACGTCGGCGCCGGCGTCCGGATCGGTGACCGGGTCAAGGTGCAGAACCACGCGCTGGTGTACGAGCCGGCCGTGCTGGAGGACGGGGTCTTCGTCGGGCCCGCGGTGGTGCTGACCAACGACCAGTACCCCCGCTCGGTCGACCCGGACGGCACGCTCAAACGCGCCGCCGACTGGGAGGCCGTCGAGGTGACGGTCCGCGAGGGCGCCTCGCTCGGTGCTCGCTCGGTGTGCGTCGCGCCGGTGACGGTCGGCCGGTGGGCGATGGTGGCCGCGGGCGCGGTCGTCGTCCGCGACGTACCCGACTTCGCGCTGGTGGCCGGAGTGCCCGCGCGCAGGGTCGGATGGGTCGGTCGTGCGGGGGTACGACTGGAGGACAAGGGCTCCGGACGCTGGCTGTGCCCGCGTACGGGCGCCACCTACACCGAGCGCGGGGGTCTCCTGCGCGAGGACGGCACCCACGACAGCCACGAGAGAGACCACGACCACGGGGGTCGATGA
- a CDS encoding DegT/DnrJ/EryC1/StrS family aminotransferase, translating to MFATSGTSATSGDALAVAGGTPVRTAAFPPWPVFSEDEIEAVVRVLRSGRVNYWTGVEGRAFEHEFATAVGAPYAVALSNGTVALELALHAVGIGPGDEVVVPARTFVATASAVVAVGARPVVADIDPVSQALTAATVEAVRTPRTRAVIPVHLGGWPAPMAELMSLAARHDLVVIEDCAQAHGARLAGRSVGTLGHVAAWSFCQDKILTTAGEGGAVTTGDEEIWRSVWERKDHGKSFAAVYERSHAPGFRWLHESFGTNARMTEVQAAQGRRALARLPKWSERRRAHAAVLDEGLADVPGLRVPVPPPDVRHAYYKYYAFVRPERLAPGWDRDAVMTAIEAEGVPCLQGACAEIYREKAFDGVGRPEHPLPVAHELGGTSLMWMVHPTLTKREIDDTVEAIRKVMRVAAPE from the coding sequence ATGTTCGCCACGTCTGGCACGTCCGCCACGTCCGGGGATGCTCTCGCGGTCGCGGGTGGGACCCCCGTCCGCACGGCGGCCTTCCCTCCGTGGCCGGTGTTCTCCGAGGACGAGATCGAGGCCGTGGTGCGGGTGCTGCGGTCGGGCCGGGTCAACTACTGGACGGGCGTGGAGGGACGGGCGTTCGAGCACGAGTTCGCGACCGCGGTCGGCGCGCCGTACGCCGTGGCGCTGTCCAACGGAACCGTCGCGCTCGAACTCGCCCTGCACGCGGTCGGGATCGGCCCGGGCGACGAGGTGGTCGTACCCGCGCGGACGTTCGTGGCCACCGCGAGCGCGGTGGTGGCGGTCGGCGCCCGGCCGGTGGTCGCCGACATCGACCCGGTGAGCCAGGCGCTCACCGCGGCCACCGTGGAGGCGGTCCGCACGCCACGGACCCGGGCGGTGATCCCGGTGCACCTGGGCGGCTGGCCGGCGCCGATGGCGGAGCTGATGTCCCTGGCCGCCCGGCACGACCTGGTGGTGATCGAGGACTGTGCCCAGGCGCACGGCGCGCGGCTGGCGGGCCGGTCGGTCGGAACGCTGGGGCACGTGGCCGCGTGGTCGTTCTGCCAGGACAAGATCCTCACCACCGCGGGCGAGGGCGGCGCGGTGACCACCGGCGACGAGGAGATCTGGCGCTCGGTGTGGGAACGCAAGGACCATGGCAAGAGCTTCGCCGCGGTGTACGAGCGGTCGCACGCGCCGGGGTTCCGGTGGCTGCACGAGTCGTTCGGCACCAACGCGCGGATGACCGAGGTGCAGGCCGCGCAGGGCCGGCGCGCCCTGGCCCGGCTGCCGAAGTGGTCCGAACGCCGGCGCGCGCACGCGGCCGTGCTGGACGAGGGCCTGGCCGACGTGCCGGGACTGCGGGTGCCGGTCCCGCCGCCGGACGTACGGCACGCGTACTACAAGTACTACGCGTTCGTCCGGCCCGAACGCCTCGCGCCGGGATGGGACCGGGACGCGGTGATGACCGCGATCGAGGCGGAGGGTGTGCCGTGCCTGCAGGGTGCCTGCGCGGAGATCTACCGCGAGAAGGCGTTCGACGGCGTGGGCAGGCCCGAGCATCCGCTGCCGGTGGCGCACGAACTCGGCGGGACGTCGCTGATGTGGATGGTGCATCCCACCCTGACCAAGCGGGAGATCGACGACACCGTCGAGGCGATCCGGAAGGTGATGCGCGTCGCCGCCCCGGAATGA